Part of the Sulfuriflexus mobilis genome is shown below.
GTGGGCCTACCCTTCATCCCTCCGGAACTTCGCGAGGCGCATGGCGAGGTCGAGGCGGCCGAGGCCAAACGGCTGCCCAAACTGATCACGCGGCAGGACTTACAGGGCGACCTGCATGTGCACACTGACGCTACCGACGGTCATAACACCCTTGAAGAAATGGCACGCGCCGCCAAACAACGTGGCCTGGAATACATTGCCATCACCGATCACTCCCGCCACCTGACCGTCGCCCACGGTCTGGATGAAAAGCGTCTTCACCAGCAGCTTGAGCAGATCGACCGCCTCAACGCTAAACTCAAAGGGTTTACTATCCTGAAAGGCATCGAGGTCGACATCCTCGAGGATGGTAGCCTGGACTTGCCTGATAATGTGCTCTCGCAACTGGACCTAGTCATTGGTGCCATACACCACAAGTTTCACTTGTCACTCCGCGAGCAAACCACACGCATCCTGCGTGCCATCGACTCGAAATACTTTACGATGCTGGCGCACCCGAGCGGACGCCTGCTGGAAGAGCGCGATGCCTACGAGGTGGATATACCACGCATTATTGAGGCAACACGTGAGCGTGGTTGTTACCTCGAACTCAACAGTCAGCCCCAACGCCTTGACCTAATAGACACCTATTGTCAGCTCGCCAAACAACAGGGTGTTCTGGTGAGTATCAACAGCGATGCCCACAGCCCGGATAACTTTGACTATTTGGAGGGCGGCATCAACCAGGCCCGACGCGGTTGGCTGGAGAAAAACGACGTCCTCAATACGTGTTCATTACGTGAATTGCGCAAGCGGCTCAAGGCAACGATGGGGTAATATAAAGTGCAGTTCCTGCGACGTGACCTGACCAAAATCATCAGATTTATTTCATATGGCAGAGGTCTCAAAACGACCCACAGCGGCCATTTATGTGATAGTTGTCTCTTGTAACTCACTCACAGCATAGAGAGTATTATGAAAATATTTGGTTACTCTTGTTTACCGCATGATTCCAATAGGGATCATTATCGAATTTTTCAGCAAGGTAATCAATCAGGGCTCTGACACGCCGGGGTAAAAAACGCTGCTGAGGATAGATGGCATAGATTACCTCTTCAGGGAAAGTATAATCTGTTAGGATTGGGCATAACAATCCCTGTTCAATTGCCTCAGAACTGATGAAGGTCGTTGTTACCAGAATACCTAGACCGTCAATGGCGGCTTTAAGTAATATATCTCCATTGTTGGCTCGCATGCGACAGGGCACATGTGCCAATACTCTTGTTTTATCCTGTTGCAAGAATTGCCAGATTTGAGTTTCAGCCAAATAACTATAATTAAGCCCCACATGGTTTTCCAACTCTTCCGGAGTTTTTGGTTCGCCATGCTGAGACAAGTAATCAGGGCTGGCGCAAACGATACGTTGCGTTGTTGCTAGCTGACGGGCGATCAAGGTTGAATCAGCCAACCGGCCAATTCGAATGGCCAAATCAATATCTTCTTCCATAAAATTCAGTGTTCGATCATTAAGATCCAGATCCAGGCTGAGCTCCGGGTGTTCCTTGAGGAATTGATTCAATAGCGGTGACAGGTGCTTAATCCCAAAGGTAAGCGGTATGGCGATGCGAATGGTGCCACGCAATAAGACCTGTTCACAGGAAATAGCCTGTTCAGTCTCTTCCAGGTCAGCCAAAATTGCCAGGCAACGTTGATAAAATTGCTGCCCATTTCCAGTCAGATTAAGGCGGCGAGTGGTGCGTATGAGTAGTTGTACGCCTAGCCTGCCTTCGAGTTCAGCCAGACGGCGACTTACTGCCGACTTGGCGATATTGAGGCGATCGGCGGCGGCACTCATGCTGCCCGCCTCGACCACTCTGACAAAAGTCAGCATTTCTTCGAAACGATCCATTGTTCACCATTGAAGAACAGTAATTTCCTTATTATCGCGTTTATTTCCAATATTGCAATGATAGACTTATTCTACAAATTTATTCGTTACATAAAACCAGGGAAACCAAACTATGAGCGACTCACAAAACATCGCCCCAATAGCAGTCGACGTTGAAGCCGGTAAGGAATATTACTGGTGCACCTGTGGCAACAGCACGACTCAGCCTTTTTGCAATGGATCACATGAAGGGACAAGCTTTACACCAACAGCATTCACACCTGAAAAATCGGGAACAACTTATTTCTGCCAATGTAAAAACACCAAAACACCCCCCTATTGTGACGGCTCCCATGCAGAGCTGTGATGAATGGGAAAACCGCTACCAACAGGGGCAGACTGGATGGGACAGAGGTGAACCTAGTCCCAATTTACTCTATTGGATAGAACGCGAATTCCTGAAACCGTGCCGTATTCTTATTCCAGGCTGTGGTAATGGTCATGAGGTTTTAACACTAGCAGAAAAAGGTTTTGATGTTGTTGCTATTGATATTGCCCCAACACCTATCGAAAACCTTAGAAAAGTGCTTAAGGATAAGCAATTAAGTGTTGAATTAATACAAACTGATTTTTTTACATGTGAATTTGAAAAAAGTTTTGACGCTATTTACGAGCAAACCAGCTTATGTGCTTTACACCCTGGGCAATGGAAGGACTACGAACAATGCCTGTATAACTGGTTAAAACCAAAGGGGAGGTTATTTGCCCAGTTTATGCAAACTGGGCAAGAAAGTGGCCCACCGTTTCACTGCGACATCCAGGCGATGAGTGGCTTGTTTGTTAAAGAAAGATGGTTATGGAGTGAACAGCATAAGACGAATGTAGTCCATTCTGATAATCTATATGAAAAAATGTACTTGCTTGAGAGGGCTTGGTAAGTGTTGTAAGTACACAGTAAAGGCTATCAATAAAACTATTTATCCATAGAAGGCCTGCTATAAAATATGAATAATCCGTGCCAGATCCTAGTATTCGCTAATATAGGGTGATCTGGTATCTGCCTCGGTTCTTCGTGAAACCGACTCAAAAAGGAAGATATGTACATACCTGAACATTTTAATGTGACCGACAAAGAAGAGATATTAGCCTTTATAAAAGCTAATGCTTTCGGTCAATTAATATCCCTAGTCGAAGGAAAGCTTTTCTCTTCGCATATTCCTTTCTTTTTGAGTGACGACAACCAATCACTCATTTGTCATATAGCCAAACGCAACCCTCAATGGGAAAACATTGAAGATCAAGAAGCCTTAGTAACTTTTCAAGGCCCACACGACTATGTATCACCATCTTGGTATTCCTCATCAGGTGTACCCACTTGGAACTACCAATCAGTTCATATTTATGGAAGGCCCCAACTAATTACTGAAACAGAACAACTTAGTACTATCGTTAACGAACTTACGGGGATATATGAATCCTCACTCGAAAAACCTTGGGAGCCTGAATACAAAGAATCTATGCTTAATGCAATTATTGGCATTAAAATAAAAATCACAGATATTCAATGCAAATATAAACTCAGTCAAAATCGTTCGGCAAATGACCGCTTGCAAGTAATCGAGGAACATAAAAAGAGAGGTTCTTCTAAACTATCATCGGCAACGAAAAATGCGTTATAACAAGGCACTCCTGTTGATCACCAAATGCGGCGGGGCTAGTACACGTGAATGGCCCCTGCGACCAGTTCCTGCCTGATCTGGTACATCCTGGCAAATTGCCCTTGCACGACCTCTTCGGCCCGTGACCTCACTGCCTCGACAGCTATGCCGTCCTGCATACAGAGCCGAAGGTCCACGACCTGGGGTTCATTGATAGGGCTGCCGATCCGACTGACCAGATAGCAGTACGCCTCACGCACCTCAGCGACCTCCCGGACCAGGCTTTCGGCAATCCGCTGCGCAACGATGTTGTAGAGCTTGCCGACATGGGTCACCGGATTCTTGCCCGCCGCCGCCTCCATATTCATGGGGCGGTAAGGGGCAATGAGACCATTCACGCGGTTGCCGCGGCCAACCTCGCCATCGTCGCCGGATTCGGCGGAGGTGCCCGTCACGGTCAGATACAGGCTGCCCGTTGCCACGTCATCGGCGGCATTGGCCGTTATGCTTAGCTGCCGGTCTGTTTCCTGTCTCGCGGCCTGCTCGGCCAGCGTGATGAGGCGGGTCTTTTTCTGCACATAGTCATCGGCATCCGAGATATATTGATCCACAAACGCACAGGCGATGGTCAATTCGATGACCTCGCCTCGGCGCACCCCCATAACCTTGATGTCTTCGCCGATCTCCGGGTGCACGGATTTGATCTCCGAGGCGTTGAGGGTCTTCTCCACCTGCAAGACGACCCGCTCGAGTTCGCTCAATGGCGCATAACCCACACCACAGGAGGTATCATTGGCCAGGGCGATGCCCGTTTTTTCCTGGCGCAGATAGAGGTCCACGAGGTCTGAAGAACCGGGCCTGACCAGGCAGTGCAGCTTGACATGCCGATCGGGGTCGAGGGCATGAAAATGCGCCCGCAGCCAGTTGCTGCAACTCTCTCTCATCAGTTCTTCAACCGGCACCTTGATGCCCTGGTATTCGCAGGTGGCCCGGCCGGCGAGAAAAATCTCCATGGGCGCCAGCACCCTGCCGCCGCCGAAGGCCGGTTGTGAACTGCCCCCCCAGAGCAGGGCCTTGTCGACGTTATGGTGCATGACGAGCCCGAATCGTTCGAGGTAAAACTGGCACAGGGCCCGACTCAGCTCCTCTGCGAGGGCATCACACACCGTGTCGGGGTGACCGATGCCCTTGCGCTCAACTATCTCTACCGGCTGGTCTAAAGATGTGCTGAGCGCGGTGAGTGTGAGTCGTTGCATGGCAGATCCCTGTTATTGTAAATGCCGCAGATAGTCTGTCGGCGGCGCGATCCATCCGGCGAAGATGATAATGATCATGATGACTGAATATACCACCGAAACAAAGGGGGGCAAGATGGGCCTGACAGCGCATCAACAAAGGGATATATTGCTGGGAGGGTGTCAGGATGAGGTTGGTAAATACCCGACTATGGCACGACTGAACCGACAGTGGCCATTTGCGGTTTTCTTGATGCTGATGTGTTATGTGGCGAGAGGGGACGTTATGGCAGCACAAGGGGAATATATTTCGCTCCCACCAGCGACGCTGGTAACAGACGGGCAGCCGCTCGAAAGGCTTTTGCAACAGCGTCGCTCAATACGCACATTCGGCAAGGCACCGCTGAGTCTCGCCGAACTGGGACAATTGCTCTGGGCGGCACAGGGGATATCACATCCTCAAGGCCTGCGCACAGCCCCCTCGGCCGGGGCACTGTACCCACTGGAGCTTTATGTCGTGGCCGGTGAGGTAGAGGGTTTGCCGTCCGCTGTCTATCGCTATCTTCCAGAAAAACATCGGCTGCTGGAAACCGCCACCGGTGATCAGCGCCAGGCACTGGCCGGGGCAGCGCTTGACCAGTCATGGCTAAGTGATGCCGCGGTCGTTGTCGTGTTTACCGCCATTTATGCCCGCACGACCCGCAAGTATGGCGAACGCGGCATACGTTATGTGCATATGGAAGTCGGCCACGCCGCGCAGAACCTGTTTCTGCAGGCCGAGGCACAGGCACTTGTCAGCGTGGTCGTGGGCGCATTCCGGGACGACAGGGTCAGCAAGGTACTGGACCTGCCCGCCGATACACAACCGCTGCTGCTGATGCCTGTCGGCAGGTAGAAAGGATAACGGGGCGCTAAACAGATCGCTAAAAACGGGGCATGCCGTCCTTATTCATGCCCAAGGGGTTAACCATGAGTATGTCCATTACGTCATCCGCCTTTGGCCACAACGGCGCCATACCCCCGCAGTACACCTGTGACGGGGCGGATCTATCACCGCCACTAGCATGGCAGGGTGTTCCGGCACAGGCGAAAAGCCTGCTCCTGATCGTCGATGACCCGGATGCCCCGGATCCCGCGGCGCCAAGGATGACCTGGGTACACTGGCTGTTGTACAACATACCGGTGTCGGCCACCGGTCTGGATGCAGCGCTGCCTGCATCCGACTTACCTGGCGGCACCTTGCAAGGCACAAATGACTGGCGGAGAACGGGTTACGGCGGGCCCTGCCCGCCCGTTGGCCGGCACCGTTATTTTTTCAAACTCTATGCACTGGACAGCCTTTTGCCCGACTTACAGCAACCCGACAAGGCACAGCTGGAGGCTGCCATGCAGGGGCATGTGCTGGCACAGGCCGAGTTGGTTGGTACCTACCAACGCTGACCGGCAAGGGCCATGCACTTTTTTTTTGCGCTGCATGGTGCATAATTTAACTAGTTGGTAATTTGTAATTAGCATAAATCAAGGGAGTACGTGCCATGCCGACCGAAAATGACCCGATTGTTGATAACTGGTATTCCCACCTCGACAAGGGCCAGTTGTTCACGGTTGTCGAGGTGGGTGACGATAGCGTCGATATCCAGTATTTTGATGGTGACCTCGAGGAGATGAGCCTGACTGACTGGTACGGCATGAATATTGAGTTAAGTGCAGAGCCGGAGAACTGGTCAGGTGCCATGGATATAGCCGAGAAGGATGATCTCGGCACAGAGGTAACAGACACCAGGGCCGCTGACTGGTCTGAGCCACTGCAGGAACACAGGCCAGCCGGACAGGAAGGTGCCCCGGGGACTGTCGCGGACGAATGGACGGAAGAGGAAAAGTAACCGCCCATCAGGAGTAGAGGACGGCTACGTCCCTGCACGCTTGTTCTTTTTACCGGTAAACGTCTTGCATAATCCGCAGGGGGAGCTTGAGGCCGTATTCAGACTTGAGGCGCTGTAACGCTTCTTCGGCAGTCGCGGGTTGCGGCTCCATTTTCCGGATAAAGCCGCGCACATCTTCAATGATGGCCCAGGGGTAAGTCAGCCAACGCCAGCTTATTATTTTCTGCGCGTAAAAATCCGGTACAACCTGCGAGATATGTTTGTGATGCAGGACAGCAATTTTTATCTCTGCAGGATGCAGAGCATTAATATGCTCAAGGGCTAGTTGCAGGGTATTGCCCGTATCACCCACATCATCGACCAGCAGGACGCGTAAGCCTCGAATATCAGTATTCAGGGGCATAGACAGGCGCGCGGCCTCGCCCTTTTCGGCGCCACTCGTATAATGGCTGATTCGCATACTGGTCAGGTTATAGATGTCCAGGTGATCGCATAACAGCCTTGCCGGCACATAACCGCCACGGGCTATAGCGACGACAATGTCCGGTCGATAGCCGCTGGCATGGATCCGGTTTGCCAGGGTGTGTACAAGGTTTGAGATTTTTCCCCAACTTACAAATTCCACCTTGAATGCTGCTTGCATCGACTTCGTTCCTTTTTTCAAGACAGGCTTATTCGCCAGGCATCCTCGTCGATTTTCTCTGAGGCAAACTCGGCTTGCATAAATTTTTTGACAACGGCCATATTGGTAATGACATGCGAACTGGGCTGCAGGGTGACAAACATGCCCTCGCCCGCCAGTGCTAAAGGTAACAACAATTGATCCGCGAGGTACCTGCCAACGGGGACGCCCGCTTGCAGGTAACGTCGCACCTCTCTCACCACACTCTCGGCAACACGTTCCGCAGGTAATCGGCGCTGCCCAAACGCGGTAAAACATTCGGTCACAAAGGCACTCTCGACGATGATCGATACGGCATTCCCGGGTCCGTTGGCCGTATTGTCGACGCGAAAGTTTAGTTTGCTCTCCGGGAACGAAAGGGCATCGCGTATCACGGCCAGTTCCCTGTTGGCGATATGCTCCGGCAGGTGCGCCAACAGGACCTCTGCGCGCTGCTGCACAATATCCCCACGTTCTGGCAGCTCAAGTGCCTGCAGATGTGCCACCGGCTTTATATGCACACGTACCCGGCCCCCGCCCTCCGGGGCGAAACCGGGGCGTTCCAGTGTTGCCGTGACGGCAGGACCCATCCGGTTAAGCAGAGGTAAAAAAGCATGCTTCAGGAAATCGAACGGTGGCGCCAGGGGGTTATGGGTACCTCCCTCCAGCAGCAAGTTCGATTCCCTGTCTGCCAGTATGAGTGCGGGCAGAACGGTTTGCAGTACCAGTGAGGTACTGCCCGCCGTGCCGATTGCAAAGTGATAATCCCCCGCTATCACCTTGCGTGGTTTGAACAGGAGTTCCTGCGAACCTTTATACGCCCCCTCGACATGCGCCTGTGAAACACTCGCCGCGGCACTCACCGCGGCCAGGTGTTGCGCCTGCAGACCGGGCCGTTCTCTTCTGGCGCGAATACGGGTAATACGGAAAGGCCTGTCCAGACACATGGCCAGCGCCAGTGACGAGCGCACTATCTGGCCGCCACCCTCGCCGACGTCACCATCAATGTTCAGCACTGCTCCCTGTCCATGGGTGTTGTTGGAAAATAACTATTCACAGTCTCTAGCGCTCCCGATGCCAGATGCACTCGTCATTTTTATACACGGCCTTGATGCGGTGAAACGGCACACTATGTTCAACCGCATCGTCGTCAAAGTAATAAAAGAAAAAATGTTCACCCGGCACAAAGGATATCTTTCGAAACGGCAGACGAATCATCTCTTGCTCAACCCGATCGAGAAAGGCAACCTCAAACTCGCCTTCCCCGAACTCGGGGTCCCAATGTATCCGGTTGAGTAATTCATTGATCGTTTGCATACCCGGTCAATATAGTCAGTATTATTCTGGATTTCATTGATTATATATTTAACATCGTCGTATCGGATGTTTTGTGCCGGCATATTAGTCCGCACTGCATGCCGCACATATGGCTCAGAAACTGGGGGATTGAAAATTCATCCCCCTGCCTGCCCTTTTCTCGTTATGATATTGCTATGTGTGCAGGAAGCAAAAATGACCGAGGGGTACGTCTTGCCGACCTTAACTGGTTGCAGGTCACTAAAATCATGCAGTCCGGTGCCACAGCAGTCCTGCCGATTGGGGCTAGCGCCAAGCAACACGGCCCGCACCTACCGATGCAAACCGATTATCTGCAGGCAGAATGGCTGGTCGATCGGCTTATCCAAAAGTTGAATATCCTGGTCTGGCCGACACTGGCTTACGGCTACTACCCCGCCTTTGCCGACTACCCGGGGAGCTGCAGTCTCGAGCGTGAGACCTTTATCCAGAGCGTCATATCTATCCTGCACACTATGCAACGTGCCGGTGCGCAACACTGTGCCCTCATCAATACCGGTATTAGCACCATCGAACCATTAGAACAGGCAATTGCTCAATGCGCCATGCAAAATCCCTGCAAGTTGATCAATGTCTATCATGGCGAGCGCTACCGGGCCGCGGTGGAGCAATATATTGACAACCAGCAAGGCGGCCATGCCAACGAAGAAGAAACCTCTATCATGCTCGCCATGCATCCGGAGTCTGTACACATGGAGCTCGCCTCGCCCGGCCTGCTGACGGGGGGGGTCCCCGGCCCGCTGAACCGTAACGACCCGACACAAGCCAATTATGCGCCCAACGGCGTCTATGGTGACCCGCGTAAGGCCAGCGCGACTAAGGGCCATGCCCTGGTGGAGACCATGTTTGAGGATATTTATACCGAACTTTGTTACCTGCTGGGGTAGCCGGGGATCATTCTTTGGCAACCCCTGCGCCATTAATCTTCTATAGTCTATAAAGACCATTATTTTCTGCGCTGCTTCTTTTCGCCAGGGAGATAGTCATGCCAGCACCGGTTTGTGTCTACAGTGGAGAACAACTGGTCAGCTATAACTTTGGACCCATACACCCGTTTGGCCCGCAACGGCATGCCGCCTTTGTCAGGGAATTTGAACGCCAGGGGCTCAAGCAACGGGTGTGTATCTGCACACCGGTCATGGCCGAACGCGCCGCCATCGAGGCCTTTCATACCGAGGACTATATCGATAAGGTCATCATGCTTTCCGAGTCCGGTACGGGTCTGCTCGATGCTGGCGATACCCCGGCGTTCAGGGGCATGTACGAGGCCTCACGTTTTGTCGTCGGCAGCGTCCTTGATGGCATCGACCGAATCCTGGGCGGCCAGTGCGCACAGGTGTTTGTGCCGATCGCCGGTCTGCATCATGCGCGGCGTGATTCGGCCGCCGGCTTTTGCGTATTCAATGATTGTGGCATTGCCATTGAGACACTGCGTCGCAAACACCATATCCGCAAGATCGCCTATATCGATATCGATGCCCATCATGGCGATGGCGTGTTCTACGCCTTTGAAGACGATCCAGACCTCTGCGTTGTCGACTTTCATCAGGATGGTCGCACGCTGTACCCCGGCACCGGTGCACTCGGTGAAACCGGCACGGGCGATGCCGCTGGTACAAAAATGAATGTACCCATGCCAGCGGGAGCGAATGATGCACTGTTAATGGAGTTATGGCCCGCTGCTGAAGCCTTTATAGAAAAGGCCCAGCCAGAGTTTATTATCCTGCAGGCCGGCGCCGACAGTCTCCGCGGCGACCCGATCACGCAGATGCAATACAGTGAGGCCGCGCACGACCATGTCACCAAACGCCTGAAGGCACTCGCTAACAGGCTTTGCCAGGGTCGCCTGCTCGCACTGGGCGGCGGCGGTTATGACCTTCACAACCTGGCCAGGGCCTGGACTGCGGTTGTGGTGGCATTAGTGACTTGATAGGGAATAAAAGATCCTGGCTAAGATGCGCCACGCCCCCACACGGTGCAGACAGATGTTTCCCCTTCCCTTATCTGCATCATTCTGGAACACCCGACGTCAAACCCCGCCACGGGCTCAACACTATAAGGCGATAACCACATGCCTACCCTCACTTTTTTTATTGGCAAAGCAACATGGCATAGATATTGCGAAACAGTCACGTACCGATTGTGAATGGATATCAAAGACAAATACCATGCTGTTTACTCCCGCCATAAAAATACTCGCCAACCTTGGGCCACGCCGCACCACCTGGTTGCTGTCGGCTATTTATATATTGTTGTGGCTTTCCCTGCTGCTCGGTCTGGCCGTTACGACAAGCCTGTTGCTCAGTCTGCTCGCGGCGTATTTCTCCCTCGCCTTTATCCTGGCGACACAAATGGATGCCCAGACCCTGCAGAGATTCCTCGCCGACAGCAGTTCCATCGACCACGCAAAGATGATCGAACACTTCACCGGCCCACTGGCCAGTCTTGATAACACACTCTTGACCGTTGCCAGCCGCGAGCGCCGCAGCTTTGAGCATTATTACAACACCCTTTCCGAAATCAGCCATTCTGCAAATGAATTAAATGGCACCTCGGAACAACTGGCGAGTAATATCCAGCAACAATCACAGGCCACCAGCACCATTGCCTCAGCCGTTACCGAGATCAGTTACAGTATTGGTGAAATCTCCAAGCGCATCCACAGCGCTTACGAATCGGCTAATGAAAGCTCCCGGCGCGGCGAGCAAGGCACACAAACCATGCAGGCCGTACGCGCGAATATGGAAGCCGTGTCCCATTTTATTCAGGAAACCTATCAGCTGCTTGCTGATCTGGAGATACGCACCCGTAATGTCTCATCTATTTCTACCATCATTCGTGAAATTGCCGAACAAACCAATCTACTTGCCCTCAATGCCGCCATTGAGGCGGCACGAGCAGGCGAGCATGGTCGTGGCTTTGCCGTTGTTGCAGATGAAGTCCGTGCGTTGGCCAACCGCAGTCATGGCTCCGCCAGTGAGATCAATAACAATATTGATGAAGTACAAAAACAGGTGCTCGCCGTCAAAAGCAGCATGGATGCGGTTGTCAGCCGCACAGAACAAACTATCGATAAAACACTGGAAGCAGAAGAGGTCCTGCATGCCATCGCAGGCAATACACAATCGGTTTCCGACATGGTCAATGCCATCGCCGCCGTTGCCCATCAGCAAAATGAGGCCGTGCGGGAAATCTCCGCCAACATTGAGGCCGTTGCCCAGGTCGCTGACAAAAACAGTCACATGGCAAAGCAATCTTCCAGGATCGCCGGACACCTCTATCAGCTTTGCCAGTCGGAGGCTGAATTATGATGACCGATAATGCACTACCCCTGCTAACCATCAGCCTCTCGTTTCTGCTGGCGTTTATATTTGTCATCGCCAGCGACAGGGGGCGAAAAAAACAGCTGCGCAAGCGCCAACAAACCGGCCTGCAATGGCTAACGGGCCTACGCGAGCTGCTCGCATACATACAACAGCATCGCGGCATGACGACAGGCTACCTGAACGGGGCTGACGGCCTGCTCAAGGATATCGCTCCCCTGCAAAAACGGGTCATTCGACAACTACAGGATATTTCCGGCATCGGCACCTGGATTGAAACCCAGCCCCGCTGGGAAGATATCAGCCAACACTGGTCGGGCCTTGCCAAAGACTTTAAAAACCACAGCGTTGATACGAATCTGCATCAACACAACACGCTGATACAGTCCATTCTTTATCTGATCGACGACATGGCGCAACGGCATGACTTATTATTGTTAAAAGATGAACAGGACAAGCCATTACACCTGCTATGGCGAGAACTGCTTACCGCCAGTGAATACATTGGCCAGGCCCGTGCGATTGGCACGGGTGTCTCCGCCGCCGGGCATTGTGACAGCATTGCAACAATCAGGCTGAAATACCTGTATCAAAAGATTGAGGCCAAGACACAACGGGTCTGGGCAGATATTTCGCCCAATGCTAAACAGCAGGCCCGG
Proteins encoded:
- a CDS encoding DUF504 domain-containing protein, which produces MQTINELLNRIHWDPEFGEGEFEVAFLDRVEQEMIRLPFRKISFVPGEHFFFYYFDDDAVEHSVPFHRIKAVYKNDECIWHRER
- a CDS encoding methyltransferase domain-containing protein, with protein sequence MQSCDEWENRYQQGQTGWDRGEPSPNLLYWIEREFLKPCRILIPGCGNGHEVLTLAEKGFDVVAIDIAPTPIENLRKVLKDKQLSVELIQTDFFTCEFEKSFDAIYEQTSLCALHPGQWKDYEQCLYNWLKPKGRLFAQFMQTGQESGPPFHCDIQAMSGLFVKERWLWSEQHKTNVVHSDNLYEKMYLLERAW
- a CDS encoding creatininase family protein, translated to MCAGSKNDRGVRLADLNWLQVTKIMQSGATAVLPIGASAKQHGPHLPMQTDYLQAEWLVDRLIQKLNILVWPTLAYGYYPAFADYPGSCSLERETFIQSVISILHTMQRAGAQHCALINTGISTIEPLEQAIAQCAMQNPCKLINVYHGERYRAAVEQYIDNQQGGHANEEETSIMLAMHPESVHMELASPGLLTGGVPGPLNRNDPTQANYAPNGVYGDPRKASATKGHALVETMFEDIYTELCYLLG
- a CDS encoding LysR family transcriptional regulator; this translates as MDRFEEMLTFVRVVEAGSMSAAADRLNIAKSAVSRRLAELEGRLGVQLLIRTTRRLNLTGNGQQFYQRCLAILADLEETEQAISCEQVLLRGTIRIAIPLTFGIKHLSPLLNQFLKEHPELSLDLDLNDRTLNFMEEDIDLAIRIGRLADSTLIARQLATTQRIVCASPDYLSQHGEPKTPEELENHVGLNYSYLAETQIWQFLQQDKTRVLAHVPCRMRANNGDILLKAAIDGLGILVTTTFISSEAIEQGLLCPILTDYTFPEEVIYAIYPQQRFLPRRVRALIDYLAEKFDNDPYWNHAVNKSNQIFS
- a CDS encoding methionine adenosyltransferase, with amino-acid sequence MQRLTLTALSTSLDQPVEIVERKGIGHPDTVCDALAEELSRALCQFYLERFGLVMHHNVDKALLWGGSSQPAFGGGRVLAPMEIFLAGRATCEYQGIKVPVEELMRESCSNWLRAHFHALDPDRHVKLHCLVRPGSSDLVDLYLRQEKTGIALANDTSCGVGYAPLSELERVVLQVEKTLNASEIKSVHPEIGEDIKVMGVRRGEVIELTIACAFVDQYISDADDYVQKKTRLITLAEQAARQETDRQLSITANAADDVATGSLYLTVTGTSAESGDDGEVGRGNRVNGLIAPYRPMNMEAAAGKNPVTHVGKLYNIVAQRIAESLVREVAEVREAYCYLVSRIGSPINEPQVVDLRLCMQDGIAVEAVRSRAEEVVQGQFARMYQIRQELVAGAIHVY
- a CDS encoding YbhB/YbcL family Raf kinase inhibitor-like protein, which produces MSMSITSSAFGHNGAIPPQYTCDGADLSPPLAWQGVPAQAKSLLLIVDDPDAPDPAAPRMTWVHWLLYNIPVSATGLDAALPASDLPGGTLQGTNDWRRTGYGGPCPPVGRHRYFFKLYALDSLLPDLQQPDKAQLEAAMQGHVLAQAELVGTYQR
- the rtcA gene encoding RNA 3'-terminal phosphate cyclase, producing MLNIDGDVGEGGGQIVRSSLALAMCLDRPFRITRIRARRERPGLQAQHLAAVSAAASVSQAHVEGAYKGSQELLFKPRKVIAGDYHFAIGTAGSTSLVLQTVLPALILADRESNLLLEGGTHNPLAPPFDFLKHAFLPLLNRMGPAVTATLERPGFAPEGGGRVRVHIKPVAHLQALELPERGDIVQQRAEVLLAHLPEHIANRELAVIRDALSFPESKLNFRVDNTANGPGNAVSIIVESAFVTECFTAFGQRRLPAERVAESVVREVRRYLQAGVPVGRYLADQLLLPLALAGEGMFVTLQPSSHVITNMAVVKKFMQAEFASEKIDEDAWRISLS
- a CDS encoding FMN-binding negative transcriptional regulator — encoded protein: MYIPEHFNVTDKEEILAFIKANAFGQLISLVEGKLFSSHIPFFLSDDNQSLICHIAKRNPQWENIEDQEALVTFQGPHDYVSPSWYSSSGVPTWNYQSVHIYGRPQLITETEQLSTIVNELTGIYESSLEKPWEPEYKESMLNAIIGIKIKITDIQCKYKLSQNRSANDRLQVIEEHKKRGSSKLSSATKNAL
- a CDS encoding phosphoribosyltransferase translates to MQAAFKVEFVSWGKISNLVHTLANRIHASGYRPDIVVAIARGGYVPARLLCDHLDIYNLTSMRISHYTSGAEKGEAARLSMPLNTDIRGLRVLLVDDVGDTGNTLQLALEHINALHPAEIKIAVLHHKHISQVVPDFYAQKIISWRWLTYPWAIIEDVRGFIRKMEPQPATAEEALQRLKSEYGLKLPLRIMQDVYR
- a CDS encoding DUF6763 family protein; the protein is MPTENDPIVDNWYSHLDKGQLFTVVEVGDDSVDIQYFDGDLEEMSLTDWYGMNIELSAEPENWSGAMDIAEKDDLGTEVTDTRAADWSEPLQEHRPAGQEGAPGTVADEWTEEEK
- a CDS encoding SagB/ThcOx family dehydrogenase translates to MMTEYTTETKGGKMGLTAHQQRDILLGGCQDEVGKYPTMARLNRQWPFAVFLMLMCYVARGDVMAAQGEYISLPPATLVTDGQPLERLLQQRRSIRTFGKAPLSLAELGQLLWAAQGISHPQGLRTAPSAGALYPLELYVVAGEVEGLPSAVYRYLPEKHRLLETATGDQRQALAGAALDQSWLSDAAVVVVFTAIYARTTRKYGERGIRYVHMEVGHAAQNLFLQAEAQALVSVVVGAFRDDRVSKVLDLPADTQPLLLMPVGR
- a CDS encoding CDGSH iron-sulfur domain-containing protein, with the protein product MSDSQNIAPIAVDVEAGKEYYWCTCGNSTTQPFCNGSHEGTSFTPTAFTPEKSGTTYFCQCKNTKTPPYCDGSHAEL